One Paucibacter aquatile genomic window, ACATGAGGACTCCTGTGTACTTTCTTGCTCAAACAGCCGGCCACCACCGTGGCGCAGTCGCGCCCGGGCGCAGGGGCCAGGGTTCGGGTTGAAGCTGATTATTGATGCTGCTGTCCTGTCTCAAGGGGAGAAAAGGCCGACCGGCGCTCGTCATTTCAGGGCTGCCGAATGGGCTTGCATCTAGGCGTACAGATCGACCACGCCCTGGCTGCGTCGCGTGCCGCCGGCCGGGCCAGAGAGGCTGGCTTCGCTGCTGCTCACGCCCATCTCGAGTCGGTTGCCGCGGCCCTTGTGGCCGCGTCCGCTGTCGTCTCGTGCTTCGGTCTGGGCCGAGGGGTCCCGGGCTTGCTGGAACACGCCGCCGCCGCTCAGTGTCAGGCCGCTGTCGCGCAGGGCGGCTGCCAAGTCGGGCAGGCTTTGCTCCAGAATCTGGCGCGTCTCGGCATGCTCGGCGTGGAAGGAAATCTGTGCCTGCTGGCCTTCCAGCACGATTTGCACCTGCACCGGGCCCATCTCGGCCGGATTCAGGTGGAGCTGGGCTTCTTGCACGCCATCGGCGGCCAGCACACTGAGTCTCGCGCCCAGCTCGGGAGCGAAGGCCGGGGCATGCAGCGGCGACTGCAGATGCAACTGGGCGCTCTCGGCGCTGCCGCTGTTGGCCGGTGTTTGGGCGGTGGCGTCGGCGGCCTGGCCGCGGCTCAGCGCATCCAGGCCTGTGGCAGCCTGGGCTGCGGTCAAGGCGGCGGTGGCGGGGCTGTTTGCATCCGGATAGCCGCTGGCGCCTTGAAGCATGCGGGCGAAGCTGCTGCCTTCGCTGCCGGCCAAGGGCAGCGTGCCAGCCGCGCCTGTGGCGGCTGGGCTGGCGCCCGTGGCATTCAGGTCCTTGCCGAACACCTGAGCCTGGGCGCGGTCCACGGTGCTGGCGCGCCGGCTGCCGAGATCGCTGGCACCGGGGATGCTGTCGCGCCGCAGGCTGCGGCTGCCGTCCGGGCGGGCCGTTGTGGGGGTCGTGGTGGCGTCGAGTTCACCCATCTCGCCGGGCCGGCCGCCGCGAGCGGCCTCGATGGCGAGTGCGTCGGAATCGCTGTCTTCTGCTTTGTCCTCAGGTTGAGCCTGCTCGCGGCTCTGGCCGTTCCAGGCCTGCGTGTCGCTGCGCGGTGTGCTGGGCTCGGCCGTGGCTGGGGCTTTGGGGGCGGCAGCGGTGTCGCCGCTGCGTTCATCGGCTGTGGGCTTGCGGGTGCTGGCGCTGCTGCGATCGAGTTCGGCACCGCTGTCGCTGCCGCCCGCTTTGCTGGGCGGCTGTGCGCTCAAGGCCTGGCGCTCGGCCGCGCCCGCGGGTTTGGCGGCGGACTGATTCTGGGCGCGGCGTGCGGCCAGCTTCTGTTCCTGGCTTTGCGTTTCGCTGCGGCGTTCGGCCAGACGTTCGGCGCTGCGCTCGGGCGTGGCCGGGCGCAGATTGGCCGGGGATGTGCTTGGGGGCGTGGGCGCTGCTGCAGCCGCGACCGTGGGCTTGGGTGCGGCGGCGGCCACATCCAGCTTGTTCAACATCTGCTTGAACTGCAGGGCGGTTTCTTCGCTGCTGGCGCTGGGCGTGAAACGTGGGGCTGCGGCGCCAGACTGGCGCAGGGCGGCCGCGCGGGCGCTGTCCTGGGCGGCCAGCAGTTGGGCATTCAAAGGGCTGGACATGGGGGCACTCCTGGCTTGCGCGGCCGGCTCAGGCGCTCAGGCGCACAAAGGGATTGGCGCCGGCGTAGGCAGCGCGCGAGGCCTGCTCGTCGGTGGCCTTCTGTTCCTGGCGTTGCGCGCTGCGGCTGATTTCCAGACGGCGGCGCTCCAGCAGCTTGCGCACCGAGGCCACGCGCATTTCCAGCGCTTGCAGCTGTTCGCGTGCGTTTTGCACGCGCTGGTCGGCGAACTCGGCAATGTGGCTCTGGCTGGTGATGGCGTCGTTCAGGCGCATGCCGAAGTTCTGGTAGCAGCCGACGATGTCCATCGTGCCCTGGCGGGCGAACTGCTGGCTCCAGCGCAGCTGGTAGTCGTTGCGGTACTGGGCCAGATCGCCGTGCTGGGCGCGCGCGCGCTGGGCGCGGGCCTGGGCGTCTTGCAGCTGGCGCAGGCCCTCGTCACGTTCGGCCTCGGCCCGTTCGAGCAGGATGCTCAGGACCTGGAGATTGCTGGAACTGCTCATTTAGCGATCCTCGGTAGTGCGGCGAGGTCCGATGCGGACCTCTGGTGTATCGGCAGAATTCAGGCGTCCTTGATCACGGCCGACAGCTGGCGAACGCTGTCGGCCAGCAAGGCCGGGCTGTGCATGTCCTGCTGCAGCAGGCGGCTGATGTCGGGGTGCAGGCGCACGGCCAGGTCCAGTTCATGGTCATGTCCGGGCGCGTAGGCGCCCAGCTGGATCAGGTCGCGGGCCTTGTTGTATTTGGCGAGCAGCTGGCGGCAGCGGCGGGCGGCGTCGATATGGCTTTGCGGCGCCACATTGGTCATCACCCGCGAGATCGAGCGCTCGATGTCGATGGCCGGGTAATGGCCGGCCTCGGCCAGCTCGCGGCTCAGCACGATGTGGCCGTCCAGAATCCCGCGCGCCGCGTCGGCGATCGGGTCTTGCTGGTCGTCGCCTTCGCTGAGCACGGTGTAGAAGGCGGT contains:
- the fliJ gene encoding flagellar export protein FliJ encodes the protein MSSSSNLQVLSILLERAEAERDEGLRQLQDAQARAQRARAQHGDLAQYRNDYQLRWSQQFARQGTMDIVGCYQNFGMRLNDAITSQSHIAEFADQRVQNAREQLQALEMRVASVRKLLERRRLEISRSAQRQEQKATDEQASRAAYAGANPFVRLSA
- a CDS encoding flagellar hook-length control protein FliK codes for the protein MSSPLNAQLLAAQDSARAAALRQSGAAAPRFTPSASSEETALQFKQMLNKLDVAAAAPKPTVAAAAAPTPPSTSPANLRPATPERSAERLAERRSETQSQEQKLAARRAQNQSAAKPAGAAERQALSAQPPSKAGGSDSGAELDRSSASTRKPTADERSGDTAAAPKAPATAEPSTPRSDTQAWNGQSREQAQPEDKAEDSDSDALAIEAARGGRPGEMGELDATTTPTTARPDGSRSLRRDSIPGASDLGSRRASTVDRAQAQVFGKDLNATGASPAATGAAGTLPLAGSEGSSFARMLQGASGYPDANSPATAALTAAQAATGLDALSRGQAADATAQTPANSGSAESAQLHLQSPLHAPAFAPELGARLSVLAADGVQEAQLHLNPAEMGPVQVQIVLEGQQAQISFHAEHAETRQILEQSLPDLAAALRDSGLTLSGGGVFQQARDPSAQTEARDDSGRGHKGRGNRLEMGVSSSEASLSGPAGGTRRSQGVVDLYA